From Oligoflexus sp., the proteins below share one genomic window:
- the gcvT gene encoding glycine cleavage system aminomethyltransferase GcvT, with translation MEEKLKTTPLYAIHKKLKAKTAGFGGWDMPISYEGVLAEHKTVREGCGIFDVSHMGEIFVSGPDALKFLQFHTVNDVSRLGIGNGQYSALPTPDAGFVDDLIIYRLAEDTYLLCVNASNADKDYQWLVEHKAGYNVKLDNQSPDWAQIAIQGPKSLESLKALLNADDQKKVETLKYTDIMPTDFFGKKGYTARTGYTGEWGYEIYLPNAVAEQAFTTLLEKTPAKPIGLGARDTLRLEACYLLYGNDMDETVTPIEAGIGWAVRFEKGDFLGKEKMEAQKAGKIPARKMVAFQLEEQGIPRHGMDIYKGDRKIGVVTSGSFLPTLEFSGGMALIEKDGGQVGDTFEVDVRGKRKVAKIVKRPLYSAQVK, from the coding sequence ATGGAAGAAAAGCTCAAGACCACACCTTTATATGCCATCCATAAAAAGCTGAAAGCGAAGACAGCGGGATTCGGCGGCTGGGATATGCCCATCAGTTACGAAGGCGTCCTCGCGGAACATAAAACCGTGCGGGAAGGCTGCGGGATTTTCGATGTCTCGCACATGGGCGAGATTTTCGTATCCGGCCCCGATGCTCTGAAATTTCTGCAGTTTCACACAGTGAATGATGTGAGCCGCCTGGGCATCGGCAACGGTCAATACAGTGCGCTGCCGACGCCGGACGCGGGTTTTGTGGATGACCTTATTATCTACAGATTGGCTGAAGACACCTATCTGCTCTGCGTCAACGCCTCGAACGCGGACAAGGACTATCAGTGGCTGGTCGAGCACAAGGCCGGCTATAACGTGAAGCTCGACAATCAGTCACCCGACTGGGCTCAGATCGCGATTCAAGGGCCAAAAAGCCTGGAAAGCCTGAAGGCGCTTTTGAATGCGGATGATCAGAAGAAAGTGGAAACGCTGAAATACACCGATATCATGCCCACAGACTTCTTCGGCAAGAAGGGTTACACGGCGCGCACCGGTTATACCGGCGAATGGGGTTACGAAATCTATCTGCCCAACGCTGTGGCTGAGCAGGCGTTCACGACCCTTTTGGAAAAAACACCGGCCAAGCCCATTGGCCTGGGCGCTCGGGATACGCTGCGTTTGGAAGCCTGCTATCTGCTTTACGGCAACGATATGGATGAAACCGTAACGCCGATCGAAGCGGGCATCGGCTGGGCTGTGCGCTTTGAAAAAGGTGATTTCCTGGGCAAGGAAAAAATGGAAGCCCAGAAGGCTGGTAAAATTCCCGCCCGTAAAATGGTGGCGTTCCAGCTGGAAGAGCAGGGGATTCCCCGCCACGGCATGGATATTTATAAGGGCGATCGCAAGATCGGTGTGGTCACCAGCGGATCCTTCCTTCCCACGCTTGAATTTTCGGGCGGCATGGCGCTGATTGAAAAGGATGGCGGCCAGGTGGGTGATACCTTTGAAGTTGATGTGCGCGGCAAAAGAAAAGTTGCGAAGATCGTAAAAAGACCCCTATATTCGGCACAGGTTAAGTGA
- the gcvH gene encoding glycine cleavage system protein GcvH codes for MSFPKDLKYTREHEWIRLENGKATIGVTGYALEQLGDVVHLELPKVGENFKAGATFGTIESTKTVSDLYMPITGKVTQVNTAATKNLEGLAEDPYKNGWLVQVEYAKEDGELISASEYEKYIADEE; via the coding sequence ATGTCATTTCCTAAGGACCTTAAATACACCCGTGAACATGAGTGGATCCGCCTTGAAAACGGCAAAGCAACCATCGGTGTGACAGGCTACGCCCTGGAGCAGCTCGGCGACGTGGTTCACCTGGAACTGCCTAAAGTTGGCGAAAATTTCAAAGCCGGCGCGACCTTTGGCACCATCGAGTCGACCAAGACCGTGTCCGACCTCTATATGCCCATCACTGGCAAAGTTACTCAGGTGAATACGGCTGCCACCAAGAACCTTGAAGGCCTGGCTGAAGATCCATATAAAAACGGCTGGCTGGTTCAGGTGGAATACGCGAAGGAAGATGGCGAGTTGATCTCGGCTTCTGAATACGAAAAGTATATCGCAGACGAAGAGTAA
- a CDS encoding YceI family protein: MKTLAQALTRGITPLLLFIPLNLMAATDFVKGRYDVDPAHTRVSFVIPHFVVSEVEGRFNDVKGEFTLAEPFTNTKVSATIPVKSIDTGVAKRDEHLRSKDFFEVEKFPEMKLVSKSITGTPEAFKMVAALTIKGVTKDVTFDGKYTGSVKDPWGQQRAALQASATINRKDFGINYNDKVDIGPAVGDEVKIRIWTEGVKAEDAQKGPPKK; the protein is encoded by the coding sequence ATGAAAACGCTTGCGCAGGCCTTGACCCGCGGAATCACCCCCCTGCTTCTTTTTATCCCCCTTAATCTCATGGCCGCTACGGATTTTGTCAAAGGCCGCTACGACGTGGACCCCGCGCACACCCGCGTTTCCTTCGTGATCCCTCACTTCGTTGTTTCGGAAGTCGAGGGTCGATTCAATGATGTGAAAGGTGAATTCACACTGGCCGAGCCCTTTACGAATACGAAAGTCTCGGCCACCATTCCGGTGAAATCCATCGACACCGGCGTCGCGAAACGTGACGAACACCTTCGTTCCAAGGATTTTTTTGAAGTCGAGAAATTCCCCGAGATGAAACTTGTCAGCAAATCCATAACAGGAACCCCCGAGGCCTTTAAAATGGTGGCGGCCTTGACCATCAAAGGCGTAACCAAGGATGTGACCTTCGATGGCAAATACACGGGATCAGTCAAAGATCCCTGGGGTCAGCAGAGAGCAGCGCTGCAGGCTTCGGCGACCATCAATCGAAAGGACTTCGGCATCAACTATAATGATAAAGTCGATATCGGCCCGGCGGTGGGTGACGAGGTGAAAATCAGAATCTGGACGGAAGGCGTGAAGGCGGAAGATGCGCAAAAAGGACCGCCGAAGAAATGA
- a CDS encoding rod shape-determining protein has protein sequence MIRKFFRNLSSIDVAIDLGTSHTSVYIRGEGLVYKEPSVISLRDIGYKKSILAIGNEAFQIMGKEPQGVETIKPLQGGVIDQLEATKAMLNEIAKRTRIHRFLKRPRVLIGAPYSISDVERRAVIDATSILESPSVTIVEEPLAAAIGADLDISESIANMVVDIGSGITEAVVISLGGIVHSESIRIGGDAITESLVHYFRNHCNLIVGERTVEELKPGLCDVYGQFEQSVTVKGIDVHSYLPQTRQISSRQVKDAILGPVSAIIRTVRQMLENTPPVLSGDLIDRGIILTGGSALLQNLASLMEASCGVPVKIAKDSAGATLRGTSRMLEEMEVIRMVSA, from the coding sequence GTGATCAGAAAATTTTTCCGGAATCTCAGTTCGATCGACGTCGCCATCGATCTTGGAACGTCGCATACCTCAGTTTATATCAGGGGGGAAGGACTGGTTTATAAGGAGCCCTCTGTCATCAGCCTGCGTGATATCGGCTACAAAAAGTCCATTCTAGCGATAGGCAACGAGGCCTTCCAAATCATGGGCAAGGAACCGCAGGGCGTGGAGACGATCAAACCGCTCCAAGGCGGTGTGATTGATCAGCTGGAAGCCACCAAAGCCATGCTGAATGAAATCGCAAAGCGCACCCGTATCCATCGCTTTTTGAAGAGGCCAAGAGTTTTGATCGGCGCTCCCTACTCCATTTCGGATGTGGAGCGAAGAGCTGTTATAGATGCCACCAGCATCCTGGAAAGCCCTTCGGTGACCATCGTCGAGGAACCTCTGGCCGCTGCGATCGGTGCGGATCTCGACATTTCCGAGAGCATTGCCAATATGGTTGTCGATATCGGAAGCGGTATAACGGAAGCTGTGGTGATTTCCCTCGGCGGGATTGTTCATTCCGAATCCATTCGCATTGGTGGTGATGCCATCACGGAGTCGCTGGTCCATTATTTCCGCAATCACTGCAACCTGATCGTCGGCGAACGAACGGTTGAAGAACTCAAGCCTGGTCTTTGTGATGTCTATGGGCAGTTCGAACAAAGCGTCACCGTGAAAGGTATTGATGTTCATTCCTATCTCCCGCAGACGAGGCAGATCAGTTCCCGGCAAGTCAAGGACGCCATCCTCGGTCCCGTCAGTGCCATTATTCGAACGGTACGGCAGATGCTGGAAAATACGCCCCCTGTGCTGTCGGGCGATCTGATCGACCGGGGCATTATCCTGACCGGCGGATCAGCCCTTTTGCAAAATCTCGCCAGTTTGATGGAAGCGTCTTGCGGCGTACCTGTAAAAATCGCCAAGGATTCGGCAGGAGCCACGCTGCGTGGGACGAGCCGCATGTTAGAGGAGATGGAAGTCATCCGTATGGTGAGCGCGTAA